The genomic window TAGCTAATGCACGATAACTTTACTTGTTGAtagtctttgcactttgcctaccatttaaacttggGCCCTATAACTAAAGGCAGTTAGCAGTGACAAATCACAATTAATTTGATGTCTGATTAAAACTGCTATATGCTTAGCCATCAGTGAGAGTGCCATTGTTGTAGtactaggttttttttttccataccaTATAATGACAATGGTGATGAAGTTGAAGACAATGGAGATGATTGTGTTAACTGAGATGTTGATGGTAaggttgttgatgatgatgatgatgatgataatgatgatgatgatgatgatgatgacgatgatgatggcaAAGATGgcgatgctgctgctgctgatgatgatgatgatatcgGTGGTGATGAAGATGACGATGAAGATACTGTTGACAGCTTCGTTACTGGTGCTGATGATAAGACTGAAaacacataaaataaaataactgttaaaggtgcagtcagcgattgcgcaggaagttacatttgtttatgtttatatttaaatttattagcagacgcttttatccaaaacgacatacattatattttaaccaaacaaaacacaccagaaggtagctcacccctccctccaATATTCCCAAAACTCCACGCAGGGTTTTGTCTTTGTTTAGGGGACAAGCTGCacacactttgtttgtttccaggtTTTAGAGTCTTGGcagaaattgtttttttttttacagtgtagttgGACGTGacctttttttacagtgtaggtcagaggtgggcaaactgcggcccgcgggcagcatccggcccgccgagcatttcatttagttatcaggctgctcgctattttttttcctgcgatagacacgacgttggttagctttactgcaaactgcttttcactctccttagataacgtttacaatgtcaatgtcaaaacatcatgttaaatagagataacatcatgttaaactaactttgcagcagatctaacgtgaacattatgcgatccaattaattgggaacgcgtctgcactcacgagagggagagagagccgcaggttccagctggcttgtgattgttgataattgatatctccttcttataagaaagttttaaaaggaaatcatgaaggcaacagtagttcccactactgaccatttaaaaactgtgagagggcccagccgtaggtacagcactagccatagcggagcagacagaagatcattgagaaataaacgtgaattaaagcgactgtcttaaagcgacagtgcacaatttataaatttgttaaacagcataaaattagcagtatttttaagcaattcatattttaaaacaaatacttttcatactaaattataggctataaaaaatgtatttttttatgcgtgtgttgtggggggggggttgttgtgcaattttcaaaacccaatgtggcccttgagccaaaaagtttgcccacccctggtgtAGGTGGACGTGACCTAAGCTACATTTTTGGAACAAATTAATATTGTCAATATTTTGATACTTTTGTCAAATAGCAACAAAACAATTCATAATGCTCATGCCTCAGTATACAGTGGCTTAGAAACTTGCTTAAACAGAAATTGCACGTCCAGGTAGCGATTGTAACACGCCTCGGTTCTAggaacattggaaatgggcgTCAATGACcagacagacctgcagagcagatcccaaatttgccaaaggttcgtatgggtattcccaggctaaaATCTTGTAAAGCAAAAAAGGAGAGGCTACATTCCATAGCTGACCATTATAGGGTGGCCATATGTCCGGATTTAGGCCGGACAGTCCTAATGCATCTTCAAGCCGCCCATTTGTCCCTTTTTGGAGTCACACTGGGCCTAAAGAGCCGCGCTCTAGAATCTTACTCTAGGCAAGTTACATAGGGCACCGCAAGTTAATCAAGGCCCCCTCCCCCATTTCCCCTTGAGTCAAGGTAGCGATAGTGAAAGTATCTCATAAATTAAGAAGATGACACCAAATTACCCTTCAGAGCATGATAAACAGAAGAAGAAACTTCACAAGAAGGAACAGCAGTCGGGTCTCGGGTGTCCGTTCCTCGGTTTGATGTCAACAAGTAATCtgagtatatttgtatatctaaCATTAAATTGATCTGATTATTTGCATCGATACAGCATGGGGTTAGCAGGCCTAGCCTACCTAGTCTGTGGCTTGCCTGTGTCTCAGTCAGAATAATTCACAAAAGTTATGAAATATAACCGTTATTCAGTTTTTTGAATGCAGACGACTGgctattttaaaaaaaacacatcatagTATCATGTATACTCGAGATGAAACTAGCAGTTTTTCAGAAGAAACATGAGGACCTGTCTAAACTAATGGGTGATTTTACTTTtcccatacatttttaaaacaagTTTTACAATATTTCAGACAAGCTTCAGTTGGTTTAGATCAGGTGTCAGCAACCTTTTCTTTTAAAAGGGCCATTTTGTtgacctgaaaaaaaaaaatctgtctggGGCCGTAAATATATCGGAACCATTTTAAAGAAATCAGTTTAAACCTCTCTATCTTTATTAGCCTCAGGCATATAGCATACTCACCATACATTGCATATGCTGTATTGTACAGTATAATATTTTCACAAACTGTTAATGTGTTGGGACAGCTTGAAGCTTAACAACTATATGAAATTGTTAGAAATATTTTACAACTTCCATTTTAGGGAACGCCAGGGGACCACTAGAGAGGACCTAAAGGGCCACCCTCGGGCCGTAGGTTGCATACCTCTGGTTTAGATAAAGCTGAACTTCTGCAAAATGAAAAGTAGCCTTATTATCATGGACAAAATTGTATTGTAGTTGGGAGTAGCCAGAGTCCTATGTAATTATTATTGCCTCACTAAATACCACAAAGTGTTCTCCTTTTTGGTGTTACGGAAATGGCCACCCTACCCTTTGCAGTGTCCTAGCATGCCATTTTTAATCAGCCGTaaaagcacagcacagctttAAACAGCTTAAACTTAATGTTTATGCTTTACGTAAACTAGCAACTGTAGTATACACTACAGAGTAGCACACTGTGTATGCAGTATGTAATGTCTTCACACATTTGGGTACACGTTGATTACACTTCCTGAAACACATTCAGTCCCCCTGTTGCTATAGCAAATGCTTAGTGTAGTTTTGCAACTATTTTAGCACCctgctagcctggctagcgtcATAGCACCCTGCTACAATAGACCGGATTCGATCCTTGTCTAACACTCAAAGTTGTTAAATGAATCTCAAAGGTTTTCAAATTCATACTTGAATCTCCTACTGTATGTTTACAAGATCACACCACTGCAGTGAAACGGTAGACTGCTACAATTGACTCAATTACTGACTGTTGTTagtgtgagtgttgtgtgtttggtgtgtgtgtgtgtgtgggggtgtgtgtgtatgagagagagagagagagagagtaatgttATTACTTACCTGATACTACCGGTAGGATCGAGGAGAGAATGATGAATCTAGCCATAACGTCAGCTGGTAGCCCTTCCCCAAATGGTTGTCTTTCGCGGCTGTACAAAAGCGTTTGTGTTCTTCTCGCACAGAAATTTATTTATACACTTCCCTCTCACAGGCATGTGATTAGCTACAGCCTTTTTTCATAGCTCTCAATAAactcttcctctttctgtaTGCATTCCACACTATTACACTAATGAGCAAGTGTGTTAGGGAGTGGACGAAGAGTAAATGTTTCCTTAAAAGTTCTTTTTCTtcacttctctctttttcttttcttctcttcagaccaggggcgcaggaggcacgggggacgtgggggatatgtcccccgcagtgctgaagagacagccgtcgtccccctcacttttgataaggaaaaaaagccttataggtacgctaaataaataataacatataggaTTTGCGTTaactgtaaaactccccattaacagcatcacatcactaaccacagccatatacagtactgtaagactgcactcatctcatctcatattcactctgttggatatctgaagccagtttgtctactaacaatcataaaataatccaggctACTTGCTTAGCATAAATCATTTATCATCATCTTTATTTGAGGCAGGCTGGTATTCGAGGCAGGCTTTAGACATGCATTTTGTTTGGAACGGCATGCATACccgtaggctatcaaaagcattttcggtttggtttgggatttaatgtacttttggactgtttgattatattgctaaatgttgggactgatgggcactgaaatctggaagatatttgatggttcactgttaagttgtttcatgcagttgaaaaagtgtcgggatttccactgctgtttattgcgagacaaggcagccctTCATTGAATAGGGGATGTGCTGTAATGTAAACCTTTTTgcatagccaagtagcctaaattgagttattgtttaattatgcatgatttagtatttttttttaaataaaattcgtaggctggaatgccttgagtcgcaacaattgtgtttaaatgtagtaggcttcagcctctggcaattagctcgaaaggggcggcaagagaatgagcttgagaacgtgtgttggagacccatggtaggaaaacgacttttctttgccaaccgtaggctattaatccaaccaacataatacaatacaatacaacatataataaaatattaagaagaggttatttcattgacttaaatcgaacaatgtcttctagtggactgatggcaattgtgATATGGTAGGCAATTGTTCCCCCGTCTTGtatatgggaacctgcctttatttgtcctgctataaatataatcaatcccgggcataatttgaggatttatggtagcctagtgctcaactcctcctgctcaacatgacgttagctgttatgtttatgataacaaactcaactagcctattatcaactcgttttcactagcctaactataaaatacaagtctatCAACGTtttgacatttatttcaaacataatttcaagacacaaattggatacttcagttaccttggtgcataaatcccagagagtaggctaccacaccccagagtgatgggcctagcgttcttatgcgttcagtgtggggtataaacaagctaagaatttagcggtgtcacgtctgcctgtcacagacgtggggagctctttgaagcttgggataatgtgatactgtcactttttttttcaattttataaatgctttgtttaaatgctgttggaacaaatagttgattataaagacaactttctgttgcaattttctgtgtgttctggactggtaacttgttaagccaacacttgttaagttctaacgttgtataaatattaactgcaaacacacagtggagagttgatttggtttataccagacaatttaaataggcctaactaggctatttgatcatgtagtctatgtttggatcataggcatgatgattcattcatggcttcataaaatatcaacatcccatgttgcttTTTTCTACCATTAGCCTAAGTAGTGaccagtattctaccattggcccaagtagtgaaAACAATTGTtcaaacaatcaatggtattatcttaatattctggcaagtttaaaatatgatggtcgaaagtgggccagaggtggcaatccgatatctggaaatctgatctcactataggtttgtgttcacaatttggtccccctcactttcaaaatatctcctgcgcccctgcttCAGACTTTTATTAAAGCCACACCATTGTCTTTGAATCTTTTATTCATTTAAAAGCCTCTTTTCCATACATGTTGGTGTATGCATAATGCAACTTGGCACTTGGACATGTAATCATCTTAAGGTGATCCAAATTATGCATCATTTATGAATAATATGATATTCATTATTACTGTCTCTGCACCTATGTACCCCCCTCTGCATACgacatatgaaaaaaaaaacagatatcaCAAAAGCCAAAATTGTATCATAGCAGACATTGCAGATGCTTGCAAATGTATTCAATGCCCATTCTATTTTCTCTAATATAACATACTTACACGCATTTAATTTGCAATTATATATTTACAGGGACAAAACAGCCCGATAAAAGTAACAGTTCgcaacaataaaacaatatatGTGGTAAGGAAGTGTAATTCCGCAGTGTAATAAAAGTGTAATAAAAAGTGTAATAAAAGTGTAATAAAAAGTGTAATAATAGTGTAATAAAAGTGTAATAAAAGTGTAATACCGGAAATGGTATGACTACTTCATAAGTAGTAAGTGGTGGTGTGGCATAGTTTTAGTTTTTAGGTTAGAGGTGCAGTGGCAAGATATGGAGATGTACTCCACATGTGTTACGTTGTCTGCCAGTATTCAAGACTGCCACAGCACACATTGCTAGGAAGGGGTCTCATGTATGAATGATAGTAGCCCCCAGCACCATCGAGGGCATTGTTTATTAGCGAACGAACTACCTTTCCTGAGATGACAGCACCACTCTGTCGTGGCTAGACATCAACGCTCATCAGTACTCTGCTTGTGTTATGGGGTCGGCCCCAAATTCACAAAAGCCACCGCATGTTTTGAAAAGATATTATGTGTGAATGAATCACAGAGGTGCTTTACAGACCGAAGTTGACATTTGTGGTGATGTTGTCCTTGGTGTGTAAAGACTAATAAGAACTCATGTATTAAATAACCTCTGTGATTTTGTGTGAATATTTGGTCTGGAATTTCATACATGGTGAGAAAGGGACAAACCCTATGTTTTGTCCTGGGCAATACCCTATCTCCACTGATGTCATTGCCTATGGTCCTAATTGTGCACAAGGTCATGTGTAGTCAACATCAGAAACTATAGGGAAGCTACTGTACACATACTAAGTGACTTAGAGAAAGTCTTTGTGCACATCCCAGGTGCAGGACAGGACATTTCAAAAAAGAAGAAGTAGTCCACCAAGCAAGTAAGCCAAAGTataagaaaataaagaaaaatactATCGAGAAGTGTGCAGACCTCTCTTACTAGAATACTAAGTGAGCCTCTAAATTCTTGTACTAAGTGAGCAGCTCGGCTGTAGAGCAATACTACTGTGAAGTACACTTCTCTTCGTACAGTACTAGAATACTAGGTGAGCCTCTAAGTGCTCGTACTAAGTGGGCAGCTCAGCTGTAGAGCTCACTAGGAGCAATGCAGTGGTGGGATTCTCAGCGGAGTCGTTGTTGgctgttggtggtgttggtggctgaaCAAGGGAATAGTTCCCATCATCACAGGGGTTTGTGGGTAACTCAGCAGTCTAGTATGTCGGGTCATCAGGGGTTAATGGGTAGTTTAGCATGCAACAAGAGGGGCTTGTGGGTGATTTAGCAAGAGAATAGGTACCATCATCAGTGGGGTTTGTGGGAAATCCAGCAAGAGAATAGGTGCCATCTTCAGAAGGGATTGTGGGTGATTTAGCAAGTGAGTAAATACCATCATCTGAAGTGGAATAAGTGGGGTCAGCAGAGGGGATTGTGGGTAATTGAGCAGTGGAGTAAGTGGGGTCAGCAGAGGGGATTGTGGGTAATTGAGCCATGGCATAAACAGTGTTGGGGTTGGTGTCTGTGGCTTCAGTTGGTTGTGGGGGTCTGGGGTCCTTAATCTCCTCATACGTCCTGTCTGTCAGTGGAATctaataaagagagagagagagagaggacagagagtgtAAGTAAGAGAGAATGTTTgagaacgagtgtgtgtgtgtgtgtgtgagtgtgagtcaaagtcaaagtcaaagtcagctttattgtcaatttcttcacatgttccagacatacaaagagatcgaaattacgtttctcactatcccacggtgaagacaagacatattttaccaatttaagtccacagacacagtgtgtgtgtgagtgtgagtatgtgtgtgtgtgtgtgtgtgtgaaaagagagATTCATTGTGTGAGATTCATGTGTTTGCCATTACTGGAGCATAGCTTGTCATCGTTTTGTTACCTGTGTGTTGCCTGCTGTTTCTTCACCAGCAGTTCTTGAACACTCTGTAGAAAACAGCACAGCATTAGAATAaaagacaactgtgtgtgtgtgtgtgtgtgtgtatgtgtgtgtgtgtgtgtgtgtgtgtgtgtgtgtgtgtgtgtatgtgtgtgtgtgtgtgtatgtgtgtgtgtgtgtgtgtgtgtgtgtgttgtatgtgtgtaactTTTGTGTGTAAGCATTTGTGGTTAACCTCTTGTCCTTTTTCTCCTCTGCATGGAGACAATGATCAACAGCAGCAGAGCTGCAGCAGTCAGAACCACACAGACAACCACAACAGCACCTGATAGGAGAGTTAAGGACAGACCTCAGTAACAGTAGAAAACAGTAAGGagagttaaaggtgctctaagcgatggcACACGTTTTTAAGGCTAAAACATtgtactgcaaacatcacctactGTAACCAACAGCTAGCTGTCTGtttcctgaatacactgtaaaacaaCGCAACGACACACTGTAAAACAACGcatggacagcccaggctccaaaaacggcaacaaaaacaacctgggcaaacctagcccatgaaaacataacaaactgttccagcaaatcacaagacgagatgcgcgtttaggagagtttcaattgcacgggagcagcgcGTGAGAGAaagtagctagctagctctttgttttgtttgaaagtcaacagaagtgatgttacccagcatcacttagagcaTCTTTAAACCAACAAAGTCAGACTTCACTAGCAGTAGAAACCTGTCCACAAACATAGCAGTGCAAGCGTATCAAATGTTAACTAATCGGTTCTCCTGAACAGCACATATACGTccctgtaggcctatatctgTGCTTGTGACTGTGGAAGTAGCTAAGTTCTGCAGTAGAGCACTGGccacttagcctagaaatctagacgcaccctagctgcggcaaattaatttgctcagcctgtacgtctagtagcaaaccatagggatttctattggctgacgccgtggacgtcatccaatcacagctctctattttgttagagagtcttaaggcaggcttaacaggatgacgacagtcctgcgacggtgaacaacaaggaaggtggcaatggcgaacgaagagcggttgtttgaatcggcgttggcgtcaactttggaggagttggacttgtgcttatcattgaaagttgagcaacacaatgcacttaagtcattcctttcgaagaaggatgtatttgccattTTGCCGACCAGATACGGATATGCTCGTAGCGCTGGCTTATTGTATGCCTAGgcaatttgaaagacaattctctacTCGCCCCTTGGATTACTGTAAGCGAGGTGAATaggtcgattccagactatacatttcaatgatataggatggcccgccaggctactgGCCTCTACCAGTTCTATTAAAATGCACAGTGGCATTACAACAATATGCAGCATACAATATGGTGTATTTACATTTGTTTGAGCTATAAACATAATCAGGTAGGAATTACTGTAGGCTTGTATGGAAGAACATCACTCATGCTCCAACATTCCATTCTTTCTTAATTAGGGTATTATCTATAGAACATCGGCATCGGCTTACAAGctgtatttttagtattttcgGAACATTTCTGCAGATATTCCAGGAGATAAATCTGCAAGACTAATGGACAAGAAGACTATACAATTCTAATACCGGAGTGTGACAATGTGACCCACTATATTTTTTACTCTTTAACATTGTAGGCTATATGTTTTCTTCTTGGCAGGGTGGTGTACACATGGTAAGttattgtttgcttttttaTTATGTTTTGTGATTGTGTTAATGCACattgtgatttatttatttatttatttgtagcctaggcctagttGTGCTGGATGCGCAAGAAGGGGTGTGTGCTCCATTCTGACTGCATACCCAAATTGGCTGATCAGCCTGATGAGTTGCCCTGGATTTTCAATAAGAGAGTATCACCTGATCTATTTAAAATCCCCATGGTGGGGGAAGGTGGATGCCTCTCTATTGCACATAATGTACGTATGTCGACATTGTTGTGAGTGTCTGTATTTTTAATGAGGCTATAGAGTCCATGTGAGACTTCAAGCTTTTTTTTGTTCGTTGTATGTTTTAATCGTCTGTGTTattcataaatattttttttccacagGGGTGTTTGTCAGAATTTTTCAGATAATTCATTCAATGCACCCTTACACACTATTTGGACTCATGCTTCTCATGGACCACAAGGCTACCTATTCACAGGGAGACGCCCTTAAAGGAAATAAAACCAATAAAATATGTGTATATTGGTTTTGGCATCAGTAATTAGCCAAAATGAGTCAGAAGATATCAGCATATTGaataattgtattttttttgctgtattaACATAATTGAATCCAATATTGTACAACCCTATTGAGGATGAGGATGGTGGTGAAGGCTGGGGTTAAATGGATGGTGGCTCTGAAGATGAAGGTGGTTGCTAAAGTAAGTATATACACCACAAAATGATGTACAagatgaatattaaaatatagATTCATACCATgtggtgatgaagatgatgaggaGGCTGTGGAGACTGAATGTTGTACAGACATATGGGTGAAGGAAGATGATGACAGTGACGATGATGGTCCGGATGGTGATGTTGATGTAGATGGTGTTGTTGTTTCGTTGAGATGAGGATGTTGGTGATGGATGGGGTGAGATGGATGGTGGTTGTAAACGTGAGGGGTTAGCAGGGGGAACAGGTgatggtggagatggagatgcagGCATGCCGGATGGTCTTGGAATCACCTGCAGCACTGTGTAGTAATAATCAAATGTGGACACAGAAGTTCCATTGGTTCCACACCAGTATGTTGTGATTTTTACACTCATCCTTACAGAGGAGTTTTACTTTCTCAGAATCCTCAGGGTGATAAGGACACATGATCTGAACTCCACCATCTACATATCTACTCAATTGAGTCTCTTTATGTGGACAGAAACAATGGTGCTGTTAAAAGTATGTaattgcatgcacaaacataaataataatacacaattaaattagTAAACATATTataaaacacattttagtcATAGAGAAGTTGGAGAAGTTAGGGCAATTAGAGGTAAGGTCATAGCATCTGCAGCAACACCAAAAGGTATAACTCACCAATGATGAGTTGAGTCTTCTTGATCAGAGTGATGGATCTGTCTGATTCTACAGCTGCACCAGCTCCACACCAATACTCTCCAGCATCTCTTTCAGTCAGCTGGAGTAGGGTCACAGAGAACATCTCATTTTCACCAGCAGGGATCATTTGGATTTTcatcttgtgtgtttcatgtgaagTCAGTTCAAAGCAGGATAACTTTCCATGACCCTGGCAGAGGTATTTGGATCTGTGTTTGTAGGGTTTTGGGAAAGTGCAGTTTATCTCAATACTTCCCCCATTATAGTGAGTCCTTGATTCATGATTCCAGTTACCTGTCAAACATAGAAGAGAAAAGAATGATTGTATTGCACACTCAAACTCTATCATGATCTATCTCTCATTATCTCTTTTAGAAATTAAAAACTGAAGGTCACAACTCAAGTGGTATAATTAAGTGGTATTAGTAAAGTGAATGTCCAAACCTTTCTGAACGTCCAGATGTATGTGGGTAGTGGTATCACGAGGAGCGTTCTCCACCACACACCTATAGTCTCCACTGTCCTCAGTAGTCAGCTGAGTGATGAGCACCATGAAGTTCCCCTCTGATGGGTTGTCATAGAGAGAGAACCTTCCATTTTGTGCAGGGATAGTTTTACTATCTGCTTTTATATTATTTGGACAGCCAGACACTGATCCTTTGCAGAGATACTTCCTGTTGCTTTGATGGAGCAACTTATATGTACAATTAATGATGACAGCACCCCCTTCATGTCCAGTCACCCTAAAGGATTCAGCTCCAGCTGTTCATGAAGAAAATATGTAGAAAATATAAAAGAGTTTAGTGTGAGGCTGTGGGCAGAGCAGAAGCACATTTCCAGGCCTTGCTGCAGTTGTACACTGacagagctgccaactctcacgcattggccatgagacacacacatttgattagtttcacacgctcacacgccacacccccgatttctcccgctgaagtgtcaacccggtcggtcagatgcctgaaaaattaGTTTAGCCAAGAGTTtaggttcaagagcaccccctgtctgtggaattttctaaattttctctcatatgcgatgctacttcagaagccatcCCAGGTGCATTTCCCCAGCTTCAGGTATGCTTTCAatattattgagtatttttcacgctgaagtgtcaacctggtagttCAAATACTTGGCAGATGGGGTTCagctaaactaaacctatacatatcacacatcatgtgaacgagcggaatctaagcaatgatattagcgccaagttgctgtaaTAAATGGTTCGTGAGAAAATTAAAATTGCACCGacatgcaatttaggctaatcatatttgcatattgcacacagtgcacacccattactctcggttaaatatctcactaacccttcacacaacacgtagcaaacccaatatcacaataaacagcaaactgtactgaatacgaggatataaagca from Alosa sapidissima isolate fAloSap1 chromosome 9, fAloSap1.pri, whole genome shotgun sequence includes these protein-coding regions:
- the LOC121718466 gene encoding polymeric immunoglobulin receptor-like, coding for MEILAVVLLFVLSAGAESFRVTGHEGGAVIINCTYKLLHQSNRKYLCKGSVSGCPNNIKADSKTIPAQNGRFSLYDNPSEGNFMVLITQLTTEDSGDYRCVVENAPRDTTTHIHLDVQKGNWNHESRTHYNGGSIEINCTFPKPYKHRSKYLCQGHGKLSCFELTSHETHKMKIQMIPAGENEMFSVTLLQLTERDAGEYWCGAGAAVESDRSITLIKKTQLIIETQLSRYVDGGVQIMCPYHPEDSEKVKLLCKDECKNHNILVWNQWNFCVHI